A region from the Lutra lutra chromosome 1, mLutLut1.2, whole genome shotgun sequence genome encodes:
- the ARL14 gene encoding ADP-ribosylation factor-like protein 14, whose amino-acid sequence MGLLSSKNPQTKQAQILLLGLDSAGKSTLLYKLKFAKDITTVPTIGFNVEMIELKKSFSLTVWDVGGQEKMRTVWEYYSENTDGLMYVVDSTDKQRLEDSRRELKHILKNEHIKNVPVVLLANKQDMPGALTAEDITRMFRVKQLCSDRNWYVQPCCAITGDGLMDGFRKLTEFVKSHMKSRGDTLAFFR is encoded by the coding sequence ATGGGTCTACTGAGTTctaaaaacccccaaaccaagcAAGCCCAgattcttcttctgggacttgaCTCAGCTGGGAAGTCTACGCTCCTTTACAAATTAAAGTTTGCTAAGGATATTACGACCGTCCCAACAATAGGTTTCAATGTGGAGATGATCGAGTTGAAAAAGAGTTTTTCACTCACAGTCTGGGATGTTGGAGGACAGGAGAAAATGAGAACTGTGTGGGAGTATTACAGTGAGAACACCGATGGGCTGATGTATGTTGTGGATAGTACGGACAAGCAGCGACTGGAAGACTCCAGGAGAGAGCTGAAGCACATTTTGAAGAATGAACACATTAAAAATGTGCCTGTTGTCCTGTTAGCCAACAAACAGGATATGCCTGGAGCTCTGACTGCTGAGGACATCACCAGAATGTTCAGAGTGAAGCAGCTCTGCAGTGACCGGAACTGGTATGTACAGCCCTGCTGTGCCATCACTGGGGATGGACTGATGGACGGGTTCAGGAAACTGACTGAATTTGTGAAAAGCCACATGAAATCAAGAGGAGACACTTTAGCATTCTTTAGGTAG